A region from the Gallaecimonas xiamenensis 3-C-1 genome encodes:
- a CDS encoding efflux RND transporter periplasmic adaptor subunit: MKRLLIGLGILAIGALLVWAKVARGPAGVSVDQVAAEKGDLKRSVLASGKLAYREQVQLRSEVSGVVKKVLVEEGDQVHKGDLLIALDPQSYQAQVDAQTALVNQSRIAIERQRSYLQTLKAQVARKVALHAKGLLDTDSFETAKSDLTLAEIDLQTREQALNQAQADLDRVKELLAKTRFVAPMDGVVTAVDVKEGETVIPGTTNIIGSSLMTLADTSAILTEVEVDEADIAGVKEGQDADIFAVAFPDTPLSGQVQSIATTARQAPGRQGMSFTVKILLSDLKDKAIRPGMSCRAEIYTETASDVLLVPIEAVRYDEDDKPFVMRVDNGQAQRQDVTLGMSDDTQQAIASGLDAGAELVRGPARVLRNLKDGDRVVAND, encoded by the coding sequence ATGAAGCGTCTACTGATCGGCCTTGGCATCCTGGCCATTGGCGCCCTGCTGGTCTGGGCCAAGGTGGCCAGGGGCCCGGCCGGGGTGTCGGTGGACCAGGTCGCTGCCGAAAAGGGCGATTTGAAACGCTCGGTGCTGGCCTCCGGCAAGCTGGCCTATCGCGAACAGGTGCAGCTGCGCTCGGAAGTGTCGGGGGTAGTGAAAAAGGTACTGGTGGAAGAAGGGGACCAGGTCCATAAAGGGGACCTGCTTATTGCCCTTGATCCCCAAAGTTACCAGGCCCAGGTCGACGCCCAAACCGCCTTGGTCAATCAAAGCCGCATTGCCATAGAGCGCCAGAGAAGTTACCTGCAGACCCTCAAGGCCCAGGTGGCCCGTAAGGTGGCCCTGCACGCCAAGGGGCTGCTGGACACCGACTCCTTCGAGACCGCCAAGTCGGATCTTACCCTGGCAGAGATTGACCTGCAGACCCGTGAGCAGGCCCTTAACCAGGCCCAGGCAGACCTGGACAGGGTCAAGGAACTGCTGGCCAAGACCCGCTTCGTAGCGCCCATGGACGGGGTGGTTACGGCAGTGGACGTCAAGGAAGGGGAAACGGTTATTCCCGGCACCACCAACATCATCGGCTCCAGCCTGATGACCCTGGCCGACACCTCCGCCATCCTCACCGAGGTAGAAGTGGACGAAGCCGATATTGCCGGAGTTAAGGAAGGGCAAGACGCCGACATTTTCGCCGTTGCCTTTCCCGACACGCCCTTGAGCGGCCAGGTGCAGTCCATTGCCACCACGGCCCGCCAGGCACCGGGGCGCCAGGGCATGAGCTTTACCGTCAAGATTCTGCTGTCGGACCTGAAAGACAAGGCCATCAGGCCCGGCATGAGCTGTAGGGCCGAGATCTACACCGAAACCGCTTCCGACGTACTGCTGGTGCCCATCGAAGCGGTGCGTTACGACGAGGACGACAAGCCCTTCGTGATGCGGGTCGACAACGGCCAGGCCCAGCGTCAAGACGTGACCCTGGGTATGTCCGACGACACCCAGCAGGCCATCGCCAGCGGCCTGGACGCCGGCGCCGAACTGGTCAGGGGCCCGGCCAGGGTGCTGCGCAACCTTAAAGACGGTGACAGGGTCGTAGCCAATGACTGA
- a CDS encoding YIP1 family protein, whose translation MQSSSVFGAVIDIFVAPSRALVGVDKNRGWSFLAFVLYALIPALFMAYYFLGNDFEVIKGQMLAAMGDVSPAEREQAAAFFTPMSMTVTTTLMITLVNLIVLTLHGLYLMFATKVDPNNTHGFPDWWALSLWAHLPEILASLLGFVVVMASSTVPDQSQLGLLTLNALLGLSQGDNWFNFASTLSLFTVWTTVLTALGIQLWTQIDKARAWTIALLFPAVVYGGWAVINLIKG comes from the coding sequence ATGCAAAGTTCTTCTGTTTTCGGGGCCGTTATCGATATTTTTGTGGCGCCCAGCCGCGCCTTGGTCGGGGTAGACAAGAACAGAGGTTGGTCATTCCTGGCCTTTGTTCTGTATGCGCTGATCCCTGCCCTTTTCATGGCCTACTACTTCCTGGGCAATGATTTTGAGGTGATCAAGGGCCAGATGCTGGCCGCCATGGGCGATGTGAGCCCGGCCGAGCGTGAACAGGCTGCCGCCTTCTTTACCCCCATGAGCATGACGGTCACCACCACCCTGATGATCACCTTGGTCAACCTGATAGTACTGACCCTGCACGGTCTCTACCTGATGTTTGCCACCAAAGTGGACCCCAACAACACCCATGGTTTCCCCGATTGGTGGGCCCTGAGCCTGTGGGCGCACCTGCCGGAGATCCTCGCCAGCCTGCTGGGCTTTGTGGTGGTAATGGCGTCCAGCACCGTACCAGACCAAAGCCAACTGGGGCTGTTGACCCTCAATGCCCTGCTGGGCCTGAGCCAAGGGGATAACTGGTTCAACTTTGCCAGTACCCTGAGCCTCTTTACCGTCTGGACCACAGTGCTGACCGCCCTGGGTATCCAACTGTGGACCCAAATCGACAAGGCCCGCGCCTGGACTATCGCCCTGCTGTTCCCTGCCGTGGTATACGGCGGCTGGGCTGTTATCAACCTCATCAAAGGTTGA